The following proteins are encoded in a genomic region of Phalacrocorax carbo chromosome 2, bPhaCar2.1, whole genome shotgun sequence:
- the ZHX2 gene encoding zinc fingers and homeoboxes protein 2, with product MASKRKSTTPCMVRTSEVMEQEGSEGIEAPKEKGTGAPQQDFKKNWPSESSVKDCEVVEAKPPAENQSKKPQGGYECKYCPYSTQNLNEFTEHVDTQHPNVILNPLYVCAECNFTTKKYDSLSDHNTKYHPGETNFKLKLIKRNNQTVLEQSIETTANDVTVTSGGLENAECDDSLHGGINASKAPVMKLGKPKGEAKKGPKKPEEGVMDNHVDATLPRIITEATEAIACINGDLLHDVLAHVMPSVQLPPNINLVPKVPVPLNSTKYNSALDTNATMINSFNKFPYPTQAELSWLTAASKHPEEQIRIWFATQRLKHGISWSPEEVEEARKKMFNGTIQAVPQTITVLPAPLTTAKMPQPIIQTALPCQILGQTGLVLTPVSNGSTVSCSPITLAVAPNQGQKRTIQTLSSAPEAKRPHVVQVPELPAKLTAVPLTPASERKKTKEQIAELKASFMASQFPDDAEVYRLIEATGLSRSEIKKWFSDHRYRSQRGIVHIPGDALGKDQIAPSAGRHGRSFHPYTDFTPQRLKEKTQEQLKALEESFLRCSFPTQGELDRLRVETKLSRREIDSWFSERRKIRDSMEQAVLDSMGSYRKIKEQGTPNGAISQAELLSSSQLPGSLSGSSTTLKKTQEQIHLLKSTFARTQWPSPQEYDQLASQTGLTRTEIVRWFKENRSSLRTGSLKWIDQYQQQYVVDGHNEQSQKKGSKHIESPKNGNEVSRQHYQEHKKLNEENGGKLVVRAKRDCEPLKDSLLGNQAEGTDRLECNSHDGHGSEENEEPTEVNWVEVTVGEDDAASDCTDSWSQTVPEGQAELADFDSESISGDNSHV from the coding sequence ATGGCTAGCAAAAGAAAGTCAACAACTCCCTGTATGGTGCGAACTTCTGAAGTCATGGAGCAGGAAGGCTCCGAGGGCATAGAGGCTCCTAAAGAGAAGGGGACTGGTGCACCACAGCAGGACTTCAAAAAAAATTGGCCTTCAGAAAGCTCAGTCAAAGACTGCGAAGTGGTTGAGGCAAAGCCCCCAGCTGAAAATCAGTCTAAGAAACCCCAGGGTGGTTATGAGTGTAAATACTGCCCTTATTCAACACAAAACTTAAATGAATTTACAGAGCATGTTGACACTCAGCATCCTAATGTCATTCTCAACCCCCTGTATGTCTGTGCTGAATGCAACTTCACAACCAAGAAATATGATTCTTTATCTGACCACAACACAAAATACCACCCAGGAGAGACTAactttaaactgaaattaattaagCGCAATAATCAGACTGTTTTAGAGCAGTCCATTGAGACCACTGCTAACGATGTCACTGTCACAAGTGGCGGGCTAGAAAATGCAGAGTGTGATGATTCGCTTCATGGGGGAATTAATGCAAGTAAAGCACCAGTGATGAAATTGGGAAAGCCTAAAGGGGAAGCCAAGAAGGGTCccaaaaaaccagaagagggTGTTATGGACAACCATGTGGATGCCACTCTCCCCCGCATCATAACTGAAGCCACTGAAGCTATTGCTTGTATCAATGGAGACCTCCTTCATGATGTGTTAGCCCATGTTATGCCCTCTGTACAGCTGCCGCCAAATATTAACCTTGTCCCCAAGGTCCCAGTACCTCTGAACAGTACCAAATACAACTCTGCACTGGACACTAATGCAACCATGATCAACTCCTTTAATAAATTTCCTTACCCAACGCAAGCAGAGTTGTCGTGGTTGACAGCAGCGTCAAAACATCCAGAAGAACAAATCCGAATCTGGTTTGCTACGCAACGTTTGAAGCATGGTATAAGTTGGTCTCCTGAAGAAGTGGAGGAGGCAAGGAAGAAGATGTTCAACGGTACTATCCAGGCGGTTCCCCAAACCATTACCGTCCTGCCAGCTCCTTTGACAACTGCAAAAATGCCCCAGCCCATCATCCAGACAGCTTTGCCTTGTCAGATACTGGGCCAGACTGGTCTGGTTTTGACTCCCGTGTCAAATGGTTCAACCGTTTCTTGTTCACCAATTACACTTGCTGTTGCCCCGAACCAGGGGCAAAAGAGGACAATACAGACCTTGTCAAGTGCCCCAGAGGCCAAGCGTCCTCACGTAGTTCAGGTGCCTGAGCTTCCTGCTAAGCTGACCGCAGTACCACTGACGCCAGCCAGTGAACGGAAAAAGACAAAGGAGCAGATAGCAGAGCTGAAGGCCAGTTTCATGGCAAGCCAGTTTCCCGATGATGCTGAAGTCTACCGGCTGATAGAGGCAACAGGTCTCTCCAGAAGCGAGATCAAGAAGTGGTTCAGCGACCACAGGTACAGAAGTCAAAGGGGCATTGTCCACATCCCCGGCGATGCTTTAGGGAAAGATCAAATAGCACCTTCAGCTGGTCGACACGGCCGTTCATTTCACCCATACACAGATTTTACTCCCCAGAGATTGAAAGAGAAAACCCAAGAGCAGCTTAAGGCCCTTGAGGAAAGTTTCCTAAGATGTTCTTTTCCTACCCAAGGAGAATTGGACAGGCTACGAGTGGAGACTAAACTGAGTAGGAGGGAGATAGATTCATGGTTCTCTGAGCGGAGAAAGATAAGGGACAGCATGGAGCAAGCTGTCTTGGACTCAATGGGGtcatacagaaaaattaaagaacaagGAACTCCCAACGGTGCAATAAGCCAGGCAGAACTGCTGAGTAGCTCCCAGCTCCCTGGTTCTTTATCTGGGTCCTCCACCACACTTAAGAAAACTCAAGAGCAGATTCATCTACTGAAAAGCACATTTGCAAGGACCCAGTGGCCATCACCCCAGGAGTATGACCAGTTAGCATCTCAGACTGGGCTCACAAGAACTGAAATAGTTCGCTGGTTCAAGGAAAACAGGTCTTCACTAAGAACAGGGTCACTTAAATGGATTGACCAGTACCAGCAGCAGTATGTTGTTGATGGTCATAACGAGCAAAGCCAGAAAAAGGGATCAAAACACATTGAGAGTCCAAAGAATGGTAATGAGGTGTCTCGGCAGCATTACCAGGAGCATAAAAAACTGAATGAAGAGAATGGGGGGAAACTAGTGGTGAGAGCAAAAAGAGACTGTGAACCACTGAAAGACTCTTTGTTGGGGAATCAAGCAGAGGGTACGGACAGGTTGGAGTGCAACAGCCACGACGGCCACGGCAGTGAGGAGAATGAGGAGCCCACAGAGGTCAACTGGGTGGAGGTAACAGTGGGTGAGGATGATGCTGCATCAGACTGTACAGACAGCTGGAGTCAAACAGTACCTGAaggccaggcagagctggcagacTTTGACTCTGAAAGTATATCTGGAGACAATTCCCACGTATAG